Proteins encoded by one window of Halobaculum halobium:
- a CDS encoding TatD family hydrolase → MTDTYPTARPTDATYLNEDLDLPTELLNTPWIDGHNHAHTLSYEDRERYALSGCAGMVMVSSGYHWTPYKPVRASDIRYLWDDAINRRAAIERNHFFEARLGLGVHTGVRIEDPDAVLSAMDEYCELDEVAVVGETGVTPSQHVEAWDLDEQRAVVEAQLAIAADHDLPAILHTPNTSPPAKRSYRPELGTPGYEKNPGLGTEPVIDGDNPALEAVKIDVEAAHDAGLPEDRVIASHADENNTAYLMEETDCYLSYTIGHSWLVGVDAATVANAIDEYGPERIMIDTDCANVLRTDPYAIKRAMFELYRYGIDVEDIRTVVWENPKQVLGFGE, encoded by the coding sequence ATGACCGACACTTACCCCACCGCTCGCCCGACGGACGCGACGTACCTGAACGAGGATCTCGACCTGCCGACGGAGCTGTTGAACACGCCCTGGATCGACGGCCACAATCACGCGCACACGCTCTCGTACGAGGACCGCGAGCGGTACGCCCTCTCGGGGTGTGCCGGGATGGTGATGGTCTCCTCGGGCTACCACTGGACGCCGTACAAGCCCGTCCGCGCGTCGGACATCCGGTACCTCTGGGACGACGCAATCAACCGCCGCGCGGCTATCGAGCGCAACCACTTCTTCGAGGCGAGGCTCGGCCTCGGCGTCCACACCGGCGTCCGGATCGAGGACCCCGACGCGGTGCTGTCGGCGATGGACGAGTACTGCGAGCTTGACGAGGTCGCGGTCGTCGGCGAGACCGGCGTTACGCCGAGCCAACACGTCGAGGCGTGGGACCTGGACGAGCAGCGCGCCGTCGTCGAGGCGCAGTTGGCGATCGCCGCCGACCACGACCTCCCGGCGATCCTCCACACGCCGAACACGTCGCCGCCGGCGAAGCGCTCCTACCGCCCCGAACTCGGCACCCCGGGCTACGAGAAGAACCCCGGACTGGGGACCGAACCCGTGATCGACGGCGACAACCCCGCGCTGGAAGCCGTGAAGATCGACGTGGAGGCGGCCCACGACGCCGGCCTCCCCGAAGACCGGGTGATCGCCTCCCACGCCGACGAGAACAACACGGCGTACCTGATGGAGGAGACCGACTGCTACCTCAGCTACACTATCGGCCACTCGTGGCTCGTCGGCGTCGACGCCGCGACCGTCGCGAACGCGATCGACGAGTACGGCCCCGAGCGGATCATGATCGACACCGACTGCGCCAACGTCCTCCGAACGGACCCGTACGCGATCAAGCGGGCGATGTTCGAACTGTACCGCTACGGCATCGACGTGGAGGACATCCGGACCGTCGTGTGGGAGAATCCGAAGCAGGTGCTCGGGTTCGGGGAGTAA
- a CDS encoding histidine kinase, translated as MSTTTETTHGTESLPGNWRAGVVGGIAGGLVMGALMLAMNAAVIAVAIPSLYGLAPPPNTGVGMVVHVSHGAVLGVAFAGIAGALDLDSTGEVAGLGVGWGVAVWVVLAALLMPLWLGAVGSPASPPFPNFAPPSLLWHAVYGLVLGGAYVAVDGSI; from the coding sequence ATGTCGACGACAACCGAGACCACACACGGAACCGAATCGCTACCCGGAAACTGGCGCGCCGGTGTCGTCGGCGGGATCGCCGGCGGCCTGGTCATGGGGGCGCTGATGCTCGCGATGAACGCGGCGGTGATCGCGGTGGCGATCCCGTCGCTGTACGGGCTCGCGCCGCCGCCGAACACGGGCGTGGGGATGGTCGTTCACGTCTCACACGGGGCAGTACTGGGTGTCGCATTCGCCGGGATCGCCGGCGCCCTCGACCTCGACTCGACCGGCGAGGTCGCCGGGCTCGGTGTCGGTTGGGGCGTCGCCGTCTGGGTCGTCCTGGCCGCGCTGCTCATGCCGCTGTGGCTGGGTGCGGTGGGGTCGCCGGCGAGCCCGCCGTTCCCCAACTTCGCGCCGCCGTCGCTCCTGTGGCACGCGGTCTACGGCTTGGTCCTGGGAGGCGCCTACGTCGCCGTCGACGGCTCGATCTGA
- a CDS encoding MarR family transcriptional regulator has translation MDRTDNAHRLVECTDCDALAVGGDEIRCCGSAMTPAGRHANGPGDGSPPASDSDDPPGPDLDDLLRVVFGMSPAELDVCLCVMEDGTLTVAELTERVGYDRSVVARHLNHLAALGVVEKRRQILDRGGDAYVYSPKSPGTVRRRFRESFLQWAAGAADRIDDLSREKVEAIAEAGSATEWTVFREP, from the coding sequence ATGGACAGGACGGACAACGCCCACCGGCTGGTCGAGTGCACCGACTGTGACGCCCTCGCGGTCGGCGGGGACGAAATCCGGTGTTGCGGGTCCGCGATGACCCCGGCGGGCCGGCACGCCAACGGCCCGGGCGACGGGTCGCCGCCGGCGTCGGACTCCGACGACCCTCCTGGGCCGGATCTGGACGACCTCCTCCGGGTCGTGTTCGGGATGTCGCCGGCGGAGTTGGACGTGTGCCTGTGCGTGATGGAGGACGGGACCCTCACCGTCGCGGAGCTGACCGAGCGCGTCGGCTACGACCGCAGCGTCGTGGCCCGCCACCTCAACCACCTCGCGGCGCTGGGCGTCGTTGAGAAGCGCAGACAGATCCTCGACCGCGGCGGCGACGCGTACGTCTACTCGCCGAAGTCGCCCGGGACGGTCCGGCGCCGCTTCCGCGAGTCGTTCCTTCAGTGGGCCGCCGGCGCGGCCGACCGCATCGACGACCTGAGCCGCGAGAAGGTCGAGGCGATCGCGGAGGCCGGGTCGGCGACCGAGTGGACCGTCTTCCGAGAGCCGTAG
- a CDS encoding fumarylacetoacetate hydrolase family protein, producing MRFGQYSTPEGDAAWTGAVLDDDTIVRLPEAGAAAGVEIPDGTVDLLANWQWRRKAELAVEYAEETGTGLYDAAEVNRHAPVSDPEKVVCVGLNYRDHAEEGGNEIPETPVLFSKFPTTVAGPDDAIGWDPDYTQKVDYEAELVVVIGEEARRVDEDEAMEHVAGYLVGNDVSARDLQHGDGQWVRGKSLDGFAPVGPELVTADEVDDPHDLDIYAEVNGERLQDSSTDQLIFGIDELVSFCSQAFTLNPGDLIFTGTPPGVGVYREPPVLLEDGDTVTIGVEGLGELTNDCEYR from the coding sequence ATGCGATTTGGACAATACAGCACACCCGAGGGCGACGCCGCGTGGACCGGCGCCGTCCTCGACGACGACACGATCGTTCGCCTCCCGGAAGCCGGCGCGGCTGCGGGGGTCGAGATTCCGGACGGGACCGTTGACCTGCTCGCGAACTGGCAGTGGCGACGAAAGGCCGAGCTGGCCGTCGAGTACGCCGAGGAGACCGGCACCGGCCTGTACGACGCCGCCGAAGTGAACAGGCACGCGCCCGTGAGCGACCCCGAGAAGGTGGTCTGCGTCGGGCTGAACTACCGCGATCACGCCGAGGAGGGCGGCAACGAGATCCCCGAGACGCCGGTGTTGTTCTCGAAGTTCCCGACGACCGTCGCGGGCCCGGACGACGCGATCGGCTGGGACCCCGACTACACACAGAAGGTCGATTACGAGGCGGAACTCGTCGTCGTGATCGGCGAGGAGGCCCGCCGCGTTGACGAGGACGAGGCGATGGAGCACGTCGCGGGCTACCTCGTCGGCAACGACGTGTCCGCCCGCGACCTCCAGCACGGCGACGGCCAGTGGGTCCGCGGGAAGAGCCTCGACGGGTTCGCCCCGGTCGGGCCGGAGCTGGTGACGGCCGACGAGGTCGACGACCCGCACGACCTCGACATCTACGCCGAGGTGAACGGCGAGCGCCTGCAGGACTCCTCGACCGACCAGCTCATCTTCGGGATCGACGAGCTGGTCTCCTTCTGTAGTCAGGCGTTCACGCTGAATCCCGGCGATCTCATCTTCACGGGGACGCCGCCGGGCGTCGGCGTCTACCGCGAGCCGCCGGTGTTGCTGGAGGACGGCGACACCGTCACGATCGGCGTGGAGGGACTGGGCGAACTGACGAACGACTGCGAGTATCGGTAG
- a CDS encoding thiolase C-terminal domain-containing protein produces MYQIALPGVGMTRFTSADDRPLVDLAAAACRRAVDDAGVDCSDVTSLHAGTALAEALGQQSGIANALAGALGIEGVSADRVENTSATGATAVHRGIEAVASGASEVALVVGAERMSAADTSRVTDAISRLTHSREYAQGLTLPSFGGLAAGAYLDRYDAPREALAAVAAKNHRNAVANEVAQFRREVAVGEALDSPVVAEPLRLYDCCPMSDGAAAVVVMRGDSVADTDHAVRVTAHASATGTHPVAERPDPLAIESVRVAGERLFDAAGVTPDDVDVACIHDAFTVLELIELEELGFYEPGTAWEATMDGETALDGALPVNPGGGLKARGHPLGATGISQIVELVWQLRGDLSDERRVDGAARGLAINVAGFGNNSVCTMLEA; encoded by the coding sequence ATGTATCAGATCGCGTTGCCCGGCGTCGGCATGACTCGATTCACGTCCGCCGACGACCGCCCGCTCGTCGACCTGGCGGCGGCTGCGTGCCGGCGAGCGGTCGACGACGCCGGCGTCGACTGCTCCGACGTGACCTCCCTGCACGCGGGCACCGCGCTGGCGGAGGCGCTGGGCCAACAGTCGGGGATCGCGAACGCCCTCGCGGGTGCGCTCGGGATCGAGGGCGTCAGCGCCGACCGCGTCGAGAACACGAGCGCGACCGGCGCGACAGCGGTCCACCGCGGGATCGAGGCGGTCGCGAGCGGCGCCTCGGAGGTCGCGCTCGTCGTCGGCGCCGAGCGGATGTCCGCCGCCGACACCTCCCGGGTGACCGACGCCATCAGCAGGCTCACGCACTCCCGCGAGTACGCGCAGGGGCTCACGCTCCCGTCGTTCGGCGGGCTGGCGGCCGGCGCGTACCTCGACCGCTACGACGCTCCGCGGGAGGCGCTGGCGGCCGTCGCTGCCAAGAACCACCGCAACGCCGTCGCCAACGAGGTCGCGCAGTTCCGCCGCGAAGTCGCCGTCGGGGAGGCGCTCGACTCGCCGGTCGTCGCCGAGCCGCTCAGGCTGTACGACTGCTGCCCGATGAGCGACGGCGCGGCCGCGGTCGTCGTGATGCGCGGCGATTCCGTTGCCGACACCGATCACGCCGTCCGAGTGACGGCCCACGCGAGCGCGACCGGTACCCACCCGGTCGCCGAGCGGCCGGACCCGCTGGCCATCGAGAGCGTCCGGGTTGCCGGCGAGCGCCTGTTCGACGCCGCGGGCGTCACCCCCGACGACGTGGACGTGGCGTGCATCCACGACGCGTTCACCGTGCTGGAGCTGATCGAACTGGAGGAACTGGGCTTCTACGAGCCCGGGACCGCATGGGAGGCGACGATGGACGGGGAGACGGCGCTGGACGGCGCGCTTCCGGTGAACCCCGGAGGCGGGTTGAAGGCCCGCGGCCACCCGCTGGGGGCGACCGGGATCTCACAGATCGTCGAACTCGTGTGGCAGTTGCGCGGCGACCTCTCCGACGAGCGGCGCGTCGACGGGGCCGCGCGGGGGCTCGCGATCAACGTCGCCGGGTTCGGGAACAACAGCGTTTGCACGATGCTCGAAGCATGA
- a CDS encoding sulfatase-like hydrolase/transferase, which yields MTPAGDSPSRGVLLITVDSLRADALGPHTPTLRELARRGTAFETAVAGGNWTPFSFPDLLGARPVFADASTPGPAADPTLAEALSSAGVRTAGVNAGNGFLTEYYGYDRGFDAFESFLDGARTPVGRFLTTHPTVNGWVQYLGWPLGNAAARLRGHERRHAVDTSHLHALERRALDAVDAAAADDDQPFFLWLHYMDTHTPYVPAPRHVRAVTDGEIGSFQTLLGHLRAGLGKEVDEGTLRTLRALYDAAARQVDESVERVLGELSAAGLRDETTVILAGDHGEEFLDHGHLAHYPKLYDELVRVPFIVDHPGAPARRESAPVPLRDVPPTVCDALGVEAPAAFAGESLLPTVTEATPPERGPVTSIALRGESVTSQPIPRRLGDGTPLVSARTREWTYIREPDGEVRVFDRKRDPGERDPVDHDRVPADAFRDLERAADDRLALLSDAGDVGTGDDTGGHDGEGEATDADDEVPDEIGRRLDALGYR from the coding sequence GTGACACCCGCAGGCGACTCGCCCTCACGCGGCGTCCTCCTGATAACGGTCGATTCGCTGCGCGCCGACGCACTCGGCCCGCACACGCCGACGCTGCGCGAGCTCGCACGCCGCGGGACGGCCTTCGAGACGGCCGTCGCGGGCGGCAACTGGACGCCCTTCTCGTTTCCCGACCTCCTCGGTGCGCGCCCGGTGTTCGCCGACGCATCGACGCCGGGACCGGCCGCCGATCCGACGCTCGCGGAGGCCCTGTCGTCGGCAGGCGTGCGCACCGCCGGCGTCAACGCCGGAAACGGCTTTCTCACGGAGTACTACGGCTACGACCGCGGTTTCGACGCGTTCGAGTCGTTCCTCGACGGCGCCCGCACGCCCGTCGGGCGCTTTCTCACCACCCACCCGACGGTCAACGGCTGGGTGCAGTACCTCGGTTGGCCGCTCGGCAACGCGGCCGCGCGCCTCCGCGGACACGAGCGCCGCCACGCGGTCGACACGTCGCACCTCCACGCGCTCGAACGCCGGGCGCTCGACGCGGTCGACGCCGCCGCCGCGGACGACGATCAGCCGTTCTTCCTGTGGCTCCACTACATGGACACGCACACGCCGTACGTCCCCGCGCCGCGGCACGTCCGCGCGGTCACCGACGGCGAGATCGGGTCGTTCCAGACGCTGCTCGGGCACCTCCGCGCCGGGCTCGGCAAGGAGGTCGACGAGGGGACGCTCCGCACCCTACGGGCGCTGTACGACGCTGCGGCCCGGCAGGTCGACGAGTCTGTCGAGCGCGTGCTCGGGGAGCTCTCGGCGGCGGGGCTGCGCGACGAGACCACCGTGATACTGGCGGGTGACCACGGTGAGGAGTTCCTCGACCACGGCCACCTCGCGCACTACCCGAAGCTGTACGATGAACTCGTCCGCGTTCCGTTCATCGTCGACCACCCGGGTGCGCCGGCCCGACGCGAGTCGGCGCCGGTGCCGCTTCGGGACGTTCCGCCGACCGTCTGCGACGCGCTGGGGGTCGAGGCGCCCGCGGCGTTCGCCGGCGAGAGCCTCCTGCCGACGGTGACCGAAGCCACTCCGCCCGAGCGCGGGCCGGTCACCTCGATCGCGTTGCGCGGCGAGTCGGTGACGAGCCAGCCCATCCCCCGCCGGCTCGGCGACGGCACGCCGCTCGTCTCGGCCCGGACCCGCGAGTGGACGTACATCCGCGAACCGGACGGTGAGGTCCGCGTATTCGACCGCAAGCGTGACCCCGGAGAGCGGGACCCGGTCGACCACGACCGCGTTCCGGCCGACGCGTTTCGCGACCTCGAACGCGCGGCCGACGATCGCCTCGCGCTTCTCTCCGACGCCGGCGACGTGGGGACCGGAGATGACACCGGCGGTCACGACGGCGAGGGGGAGGCGACCGACGCGGACGACGAGGTGCCCGACGAGATCGGACGCCGACTCGACGCGCTCGGCTACCGCTGA
- a CDS encoding WD40/YVTN/BNR-like repeat-containing protein, with translation MSLLIGTDAGLYRVDDVPFERDDPEHVLECGVVTAVRTFDHAEGVFVASSEGAFRSTDGGDTWTDLGVPLGDRFWHAGQSEVWSILATRDGAWYAGTNDPYVFRSVDEGETWSELKGFRDLPSRGHWESPIDPHYARLRALEAVPGRPERLIAGVEAGGIHLSDDAGQTWRDRRDTIVDDIHQILPISEDVWLATAGYLDHDLENLGLGHAVGEGGLWRTTDAGDSWSRVDTGNDFSYIRRVFVHDGTVFFCGGEEAPPAWVNDEHETALFESTNFGRDFERVPYPGEPHEVIETWTVHEGDVLCGSGLFDVPDARDDVEGRIIRRGDDGEYQTVGRVETNVSRIEAI, from the coding sequence ATGTCACTGTTGATCGGAACCGACGCGGGGCTGTACCGCGTCGACGACGTTCCGTTCGAACGAGACGATCCGGAGCACGTGCTGGAGTGCGGTGTCGTCACCGCGGTCCGCACGTTCGATCACGCCGAGGGCGTGTTCGTGGCCTCCTCGGAAGGGGCGTTCCGGTCGACCGACGGCGGCGACACCTGGACCGATCTCGGCGTCCCGCTCGGCGACCGGTTCTGGCACGCCGGGCAAAGCGAGGTGTGGTCGATCCTGGCGACCCGCGACGGCGCGTGGTACGCCGGCACCAACGACCCGTACGTGTTCCGCTCGGTCGACGAGGGCGAGACGTGGTCGGAGCTGAAGGGCTTTCGCGACCTCCCCTCGCGGGGCCACTGGGAGTCGCCGATCGATCCTCACTACGCCCGGTTGCGCGCGCTCGAAGCCGTGCCGGGCCGCCCCGAGCGCCTCATCGCCGGCGTCGAGGCCGGCGGGATCCACCTGAGCGACGACGCGGGACAGACGTGGCGCGACCGCCGCGACACCATCGTCGACGACATCCACCAGATCCTCCCCATCTCCGAGGACGTGTGGCTCGCGACGGCGGGCTATCTGGACCACGACCTGGAGAACCTCGGCCTCGGCCACGCGGTCGGCGAGGGCGGCCTCTGGCGGACGACCGACGCCGGCGACTCGTGGAGCCGGGTCGACACCGGAAACGACTTCTCGTACATCCGCCGGGTGTTCGTCCACGACGGGACGGTGTTCTTCTGCGGCGGCGAGGAGGCGCCGCCCGCGTGGGTGAACGACGAACACGAGACGGCGCTGTTCGAGTCGACCAACTTCGGGCGCGACTTCGAGCGCGTGCCGTACCCCGGCGAGCCCCACGAGGTGATCGAGACGTGGACCGTCCACGAGGGCGACGTGCTGTGCGGCTCGGGGCTGTTCGACGTGCCCGACGCCCGCGACGACGTGGAGGGCCGGATCATCCGCCGCGGCGACGACGGCGAGTACCAGACTGTCGGGCGCGTCGAGACGAACGTGAGCCGGATCGAGGCGATCTGA
- a CDS encoding P-loop NTPase produces the protein MVEAFAVASGKGGTGKTTSTLALGMALARRYDVTVVDADTGMANLLFHAGLADAPVTLQDLLAPEGADGVDVTDATYERHGMRVVPCGTSLAGFERSDPARLRAVVAELAADTDVLLLDSPATLASKSAVLPIVLADRVVVVTQPTIPALSDALKVQEYAASYGTGIAGVLFNKVRGDLGAVGDQAERYFDGPTLGSIPESDAARAARDAGEPLVAHAPDSEAAEAYRAAAAGIDPRPNAAGEVADRFRSAVVPERP, from the coding sequence ATGGTCGAGGCGTTCGCGGTGGCGAGCGGGAAAGGTGGCACCGGCAAGACCACCTCCACGCTCGCGCTCGGGATGGCGCTCGCACGGCGGTACGACGTGACCGTCGTGGACGCCGACACGGGCATGGCGAACCTCTTGTTTCACGCCGGACTCGCGGACGCCCCAGTCACGCTTCAGGACCTGCTCGCCCCGGAGGGCGCCGACGGCGTCGACGTCACCGACGCCACGTACGAGCGTCACGGGATGCGCGTGGTCCCGTGCGGCACCAGCCTCGCGGGGTTCGAGCGGTCGGACCCGGCCCGGTTGCGGGCGGTCGTCGCCGAACTCGCCGCGGACACGGACGTGCTCCTGCTGGACTCGCCGGCGACGCTCGCGTCCAAGTCGGCGGTCCTGCCGATCGTGCTCGCCGACCGCGTGGTCGTCGTCACCCAGCCGACAATCCCAGCGCTCTCAGACGCGCTGAAGGTGCAGGAGTACGCCGCCTCCTACGGCACGGGGATCGCGGGCGTGCTATTCAACAAGGTCCGCGGCGACCTCGGCGCAGTCGGCGACCAGGCCGAGCGCTACTTCGACGGACCGACGCTCGGGTCGATCCCCGAGAGCGACGCCGCCCGGGCCGCTCGCGACGCCGGCGAGCCGTTGGTAGCACACGCGCCCGACAGCGAGGCCGCCGAGGCGTACCGCGCGGCGGCCGCCGGGATCGACCCGCGGCCCAACGCCGCCGGCGAGGTCGCCGACCGCTTCCGGAGCGCGGTCGTCCCCGAGCGCCCATGA
- a CDS encoding TetR/AcrR family transcriptional regulator, with amino-acid sequence MSKSDEGSVPADTREDIMEATFRALSEHGYSALRMRDIGEEMEMTRQVIHYHYEGKQDLMSSFLEYIIDQYEGSVEVDGDAPPREELEARVHQCLFGPGFEEFSHWDRMKVYHELFTHAQNDEEHRAIFNEHYGRIRGSITEVVEDGIERGVFRETDPERAGQLITDIIHAARGRKLSLGHEDAPEQAWRSIDEFVVDSLVADGVDSDD; translated from the coding sequence ATGAGCAAGTCGGACGAGGGGTCCGTTCCCGCGGACACTCGCGAGGATATCATGGAGGCGACGTTCCGCGCCCTCAGCGAGCACGGCTACTCCGCCCTCCGCATGCGCGACATCGGCGAGGAGATGGAGATGACGCGCCAGGTGATCCACTACCACTACGAGGGGAAGCAGGACCTCATGTCGAGCTTCCTCGAGTACATCATCGACCAGTACGAGGGGAGCGTCGAGGTCGACGGCGACGCCCCGCCGCGGGAGGAACTGGAGGCCCGCGTCCACCAGTGCCTGTTCGGCCCCGGGTTCGAGGAGTTCTCCCACTGGGACCGGATGAAAGTGTACCACGAGCTGTTCACCCACGCACAGAACGACGAGGAACACCGCGCCATCTTCAACGAGCACTACGGCCGCATCCGCGGCAGCATCACCGAGGTCGTCGAGGATGGCATCGAGCGGGGCGTCTTCCGCGAGACCGACCCCGAGCGGGCGGGCCAGCTCATCACCGACATCATCCACGCCGCCCGCGGCCGCAAGCTCTCGCTGGGTCACGAGGACGCCCCCGAACAGGCGTGGCGCTCCATCGACGAGTTCGTCGTCGACTCGCTGGTCGCCGACGGCGTCGACTCCGACGACTGA
- a CDS encoding DoxX family protein — MGGDAPSRLGRLMYAGILAYMAIDGFRNNDKRVGIAEEKGVPMPDVMVPFATGMLLVANVGILLWRFPRLAAGAVLVFFASTTPVIHDFWTQEGGERQGNKINFLKNVALMGCAVLLLEAADDPDGEIEAEDA; from the coding sequence ATGGGTGGCGACGCTCCCTCCCGACTCGGCCGACTCATGTACGCCGGGATCCTCGCGTACATGGCGATCGACGGCTTCCGGAACAACGACAAGCGCGTGGGGATCGCAGAGGAGAAGGGGGTCCCGATGCCCGACGTCATGGTTCCGTTCGCGACGGGGATGCTGCTCGTCGCGAACGTCGGGATCCTCCTGTGGCGGTTCCCCCGACTCGCCGCGGGCGCGGTGCTCGTGTTCTTCGCGAGCACGACGCCCGTCATCCACGACTTCTGGACGCAGGAGGGCGGCGAACGCCAGGGGAACAAGATCAACTTCCTGAAGAACGTCGCGCTGATGGGCTGTGCGGTGCTCCTCCTCGAGGCGGCGGACGACCCCGACGGCGAGATCGAAGCCGAGGACGCCTGA
- a CDS encoding amidohydrolase family protein, translating into MAQTIIKDGTIVTLDPDIGEVDGGDVLIEDGEIVEVGEDLSDANADVIDASGKIVFPGLVDSHIHLAQTQVRGIAGDWSLMNEYFDHMLGNITGLYRPEDMYLGGLFGAFEKLYTGTTTALDWSYPNTLEHGERAVDALQDAGLRAVYTYGPPGDDAAKWWYDSDVGLPEENIRELNEEKIRDDDLLSLALGLRGPDFCTDETARADLELARELDALSTIHMGAAQWTSSEYNPEYQGFGALTDMLGPDVNVAHGNHFTQADIDHAVEQGVSFSSTPEVEMQMGHGIPVTGKVLEAGGRPTWGVDVCSNISGDMGSQMRIGMQVQRMFRNQEVLETGEEVTELGLTARDTLEMATIEGARALGLDDEIGTLTPGKRADLVVLDANDFMTAPSHSAVQTIVFQSDPSHIDTVLVDGEPVKRDGELTNDLVHSEFDRFVESGYRLIDEAGIDL; encoded by the coding sequence ATGGCACAAACGATCATCAAGGATGGCACGATCGTCACCCTCGACCCGGACATCGGCGAGGTCGACGGCGGCGACGTGCTGATCGAAGACGGCGAGATCGTCGAGGTCGGCGAGGACCTCTCGGACGCGAACGCCGACGTGATCGACGCCTCGGGGAAGATCGTCTTCCCCGGACTCGTCGACTCACACATTCACCTCGCACAGACCCAAGTCAGGGGCATCGCCGGGGACTGGTCGCTGATGAACGAGTACTTCGACCACATGCTCGGCAACATCACCGGGCTCTACCGACCCGAGGACATGTACCTCGGCGGCCTCTTCGGCGCCTTCGAGAAGCTGTACACGGGAACGACCACCGCCCTCGACTGGTCGTACCCCAACACGCTCGAACACGGCGAGCGAGCCGTCGACGCGCTGCAGGACGCCGGGTTGCGCGCCGTGTACACCTACGGCCCGCCGGGCGACGACGCGGCGAAGTGGTGGTACGACAGCGACGTCGGGCTCCCGGAGGAGAACATCCGCGAGCTCAACGAGGAGAAGATCCGCGACGACGACCTGCTCAGCCTGGCGCTCGGGCTCCGAGGACCGGATTTCTGCACCGACGAGACGGCTCGTGCCGACCTGGAACTCGCGCGGGAGTTGGACGCGCTCTCGACCATCCACATGGGCGCCGCGCAGTGGACCTCCTCGGAGTACAACCCCGAGTACCAGGGCTTCGGCGCCCTCACGGACATGCTCGGCCCGGACGTGAACGTCGCCCACGGGAACCACTTCACGCAAGCGGACATCGACCACGCCGTCGAGCAGGGCGTCTCCTTCTCCTCGACGCCGGAAGTCGAGATGCAGATGGGCCACGGCATCCCCGTCACCGGGAAGGTGCTGGAGGCGGGCGGGCGCCCGACGTGGGGCGTCGACGTCTGCTCGAACATCAGCGGCGACATGGGCAGCCAGATGCGGATCGGGATGCAGGTCCAGCGGATGTTCCGCAACCAGGAGGTCCTCGAGACCGGCGAGGAGGTCACCGAACTCGGGCTCACCGCCCGCGACACGCTGGAGATGGCGACGATCGAGGGCGCCCGCGCGCTCGGGCTGGACGACGAAATCGGGACGCTCACGCCGGGCAAGCGCGCGGACCTCGTGGTGCTCGACGCGAACGACTTCATGACCGCGCCGTCGCACTCGGCGGTGCAGACGATCGTCTTCCAGTCTGACCCCTCGCACATCGACACCGTGCTCGTCGACGGCGAGCCGGTCAAGCGGGACGGCGAGCTGACGAACGACCTCGTCCACTCCGAGTTCGACCGGTTCGTCGAATCGGGCTACCGACTCATCGACGAGGCCGGGATCGACCTCTGA
- a CDS encoding SDR family oxidoreductase, translating into MRDIDGDAVAITGASSGIGAATARALAAAGVDLALGARREGRLTDLASELEAAHGVSVEATAVDVTEREQVDAFVEGAAEALDGLDGVVVNAGVGLDGDLDSMSMDDYRTMMDVNVDGAFHTARAALPQLRESDGTLVFVASFAGEYPRPTNPVYAASKWWVRGFAHSLEGSVGPDGVAVSVINPTEVRTEFASEQGASFEEQFESEDVTDPDAIADGIRFCLSQEGTDTVSELDLYRRDKFSGW; encoded by the coding sequence ATGCGAGACATCGACGGCGACGCGGTCGCTATCACGGGCGCGAGTTCGGGAATCGGCGCGGCGACGGCGCGGGCGCTCGCGGCGGCGGGCGTCGATCTGGCGCTGGGGGCCAGACGCGAGGGCCGGCTAACCGACCTCGCGTCCGAACTGGAAGCAGCACACGGCGTGAGCGTGGAGGCGACCGCGGTCGACGTGACCGAGCGCGAGCAGGTCGACGCGTTCGTCGAGGGGGCCGCGGAGGCGCTCGACGGCCTCGACGGCGTGGTCGTCAACGCCGGCGTCGGCCTCGACGGCGACCTCGATTCGATGTCGATGGACGACTACCGCACGATGATGGACGTGAATGTCGACGGCGCCTTCCACACGGCGCGGGCGGCACTGCCGCAGCTTCGCGAGTCCGACGGAACCCTCGTGTTCGTCGCCAGTTTCGCCGGCGAGTACCCCCGACCCACCAATCCGGTGTACGCCGCGAGCAAGTGGTGGGTGCGCGGGTTCGCCCACAGTCTGGAGGGGAGCGTCGGCCCCGACGGCGTCGCCGTCAGCGTGATCAACCCCACCGAGGTTCGCACCGAGTTCGCCAGCGAACAGGGCGCGTCGTTCGAGGAACAGTTCGAGTCCGAGGACGTGACCGACCCCGACGCCATCGCCGACGGGATCCGCTTTTGTCTCTCGCAGGAGGGGACCGACACCGTCAGCGAGTTGGACCTCTACCGGCGCGACAAGTTCTCCGGGTGGTAG